From the Lactobacillus johnsonii genome, the window AGATGAATGACGAGTTTGGTACTGAAAGAATTAAGCTGAAAATGTGGGATCAATATTACAACATGGCTGATGAATTAGAAAAGCACATGGAGATTGTTGATTTAGCTAGGGATGCTTACAAGGCTGAAGGGCTTACTGTTAATGAAGATCCAGTTCGTGGGGGAACAGATGGTTCTCAATTAACTTATATGGGTCTACCTTGTCCAAATCTTTTTGCTGGTGAAGAAAATATGCATGGACGCTATGAATACACTGTACTCGAGAGTATGTGGAAAGCAGTAGACGTCTTGCGTAAGATTAATCAATTAAACGTTGAGAGAAATAAGAAGTAAATAAGTGAAACAATTTTCAAGTGATTCTGATTAAATTCTCTATTTTCTATGATTGCTTGAATGGCTAAAAACACTTATTTATCAATGATCTTAAATTAATTAAAAATTAAAAATAGTTTTACACTGATACTATTAATCTGCTAAATAGTAGATAAAATGCTTGAAATAATAGCATTTTTATCTACTATTTTTTTATTAAAAAATATATTTTCTAAATTGTGAAACAAAATTATGGCTTGTATTTGAAAATGTATCTTGGTATTATAATAGTGTAATAGATAAACCGTACACTAGTAAAGAGGTGTAAAGATTGCAATTTCAAGATAATATTCCAATTTATGTTCAAATTGAAAAGTATCTTTATCGACAAATCGCTTTGGGGAAAATTAAGCCAGGAGAAAAAGTTCCATCAGTTCGCCAATTAGCTGTTGATCTAACAGTAAATGTCAATACGGTTCAGCGTGCTTTGAATCAAATGAATATCGAGGGAATTTTAGAGGTTAGGCGCGGACTTGGTTCGTTTGTAACAACAGATACAGAGTTGATTTTACAAAAGCGTAGAGAGCTAATTAAGGATACAATGAGTGAATTTTTAGAAAGTACTGCACAATTAGGCTTAACTCCAGAAAAGACGCTGGAAGAGCTTAAAAAGTTTATTGAGGAGAAGAAGGGAGATTAAAATGAATAAACTACTTGAAGTAAAAGAATTAACATATCGAAAAAACTTAAAAACTATTCTTGATAATGTGAACTTAGATGTTGATTCAGGAAAGATTATTGCCTTACTAGGTGAAAATGGTGCTGGTAAGACAACGTTAATGAGAGTAATTGTTGGTATTGCTAAGCATTATCAAGGTGAAGTACTGCTCAATGGGGATGGTAGTGAAGTTTACCGTAAAGCTAATATTGCCATGACTGACAATTTAAAGGGATTGAGTGATTCCACTAAAATTGGGGAAGTAGAGGAATTCTATCAAAAATTATTTTCAGATTTTGACAGTAGTAAATTCGAACAATTACGTTCCTTCATGAAACTTAACAATGAGATGAAGTTAGGTCAATTATCGCGAGGAATGCGTGAAAAACTTGAAATTGCTGTTACTTTAAGTAGGGAAGCTAAGTTGTATTTACTGGATGAACCATTTTCTGGTATTGATCCAATGGCTCGAAAGAGAATCATCAATTCAATCTTACTTTGGAAGAATCCAGACAGTACAATTATTATTTCTGATCACTTTGTAAATGAAATTACAACAATTTTAGATGAAGTAGTAATTGTAAAGGATAAAAAAATTGCCAGTCATCTTTCAGCAGATGATATAAGAGCACACGGAAAAAGTATTGAAGAGTATTATGAAAGCTTATACGCAGATGAAGGAGCTGAATAAGGATGACTACTTTTAAAGCACTATTTAATCAAATGGGTAAAAAGAAGCGCCGGAGTGTTTATCTGTTAGCTCTGTTGCAATTAGTAGCTGCATCTATTTTTGCACTTTGGGGACTTTTTTCTAATGGTGGATTTTCAAATTCAGATAAACCGATTGCGTGGTTTGTCATGGTATGTACTTTTACTCCATTAGCTGATATGGCCTATGTAGTTCTCTCTGCTTGGCAAAACGAAAAAGAGTATAGCTCTCAGACTTGGCGTTTAGTTCCAATTTCTTCAAGTAAATTTTACTTAGCAAATATTTCTTCTGCTATTGTTAATGGGCTTTACTTGGTATTAATTCAAATTGGAATGGGGATTGTTACGTTTTTACCAGCATTCTTAAGTAAAGATGTTAGAACTAATATTTGGGAAATTAACCGGGCCCTTGCTAAAGAAACTCATGCGGGCGACTTTTGGCAAAAATTTTCTGATGCTTTTCCAATTGGAGAAATACTAAGTGCATTTTTAGCCTTTATATTATTTGCAATTTTGGTTTATAGCATTGTGACTTTGCTCAATCTATCAAGTAGAACCATTACTGACTTTCTTCCTGATAAACATAGTAAATTAATTCGTTTTGTCATTATGATTATTTTGATCTTTATCTTTATTGTTTTGACAAATAATCTAGGAAGTTTATTAAATCAAGTCCGTTGGGGTGACACTACTAATGGTCTAATGTCATTTATAGAAAACAATTTAGTCTTGGCATTTATTGATATTGTTTTAGGTTCAATTAATGTTTGGCTTTTGAAGAACTTCCACGAAGGGAAGTAAGAGTATATGGCAACTTTTTCATCAATATTTAAAGAATTGACTAAAAGCAAAGTACGCCTTGTCCGCCGACTAGCAATTTTACAAGTGATTGTTGGAATTCTTTTAGGTTTTTGGGCACTCTTTAATTCAGCTTTTGAGGGTGAGAGTAAGGCTTATTTCTTAGTAGCTTTTCTGATGATCACACCACTATTTGATATAGCCTACTTAGCTCTTTCGAGTCGAAAAAATGAGGAAGTCTATTCGTCTCAAACTTGGCGATTAGCTCCAATTAAAGAAAGTTCTTTACTATTTGCAAATCTTTTATCAGCTGTTGTTAATGGTCTTTATTTAGTGGTTTTGCAAATAGGTATGATTCTCGCTGCAGGAATACCTGTAATGGGAACAAATGAATTTTGGAAGACTACTTTTAAAAACTTCGGGTCAATCGGTGAAGGAAAGTTATGGCAAGAGATGCACATAATGGATTTATTGTCTAGCATTGTTTTGATAGTTCTAATTGGTATATTCATTTATCTTGCTGTGAGTCTCGTTAATTTTACGGGAAAAATAGTTAGTGATTTTCTTCCTGAAAGAATAAGTAAATTGGTTTATTTCTTAGTCGTGGTTTTATTAGGTTGTATTGGATTAATATTTTTGATTAATACTTACGATGTTATTTTTACCTCACTAACTGGCTTTTTGCAAAATGGAATGTTTTTAACTACTTTAAGTAAGGATGCCAGTGATGTAAGATCAGACCTAACGAGTAATTACTTAACTTTATTTATAGTTCTGGGTGTAAATATAATTTTAGTTTTAGTGAATATTACTCTACTGAAGAAGTATCATGAAGCGCGGATATAAGAAAAAGGAATAAGATTTTGATTTTGATATGAACCCAAAAATTAGGACATATTATTAAACTGTTTGATTTAAAACCATATTTCGATATTGAATCGAAGTATGGTTTTTTATTGAGCTCTTAATTCTAAAATTATTGTAGTAATAAATATAGTCTTTGATTGCTTCTTCTAGTTCATCTAGATTTTTAAAAGTTTTTTCAAAGCCATACCACATTTCTCGCTTTAAGATTCCAAAGAAGCCCTCCATTAATCCATCATCTAATGAGTTGCCTTTTCTAGACATTGATTGTTCAATACCATGATTTTTAAGCCAGTTTTGAAAAGCAGGATGAGCTTTTTGTTTATAGATGTGTCATCTTTGTAAGCCTTAAATCTAAGAATATTTTTATTGAACAGATTACTGTACAGAAAAAAGATAAATCAATTAGGACAAAATATAAATTATAATGTGTAGTTATAAGAGAATGCTATGTACTTTTATAGTATGACAAAGGTAATATGAAAGGCTATATTACTTTTTAAAAGTTAATTCAGAAAAAGATAAGATAGTAAGAGTGATAATTATGAAGATAGCGAATGGATTAAAACAAATTAGAAAAATGTTAGGGCTTAGTCAGGAAAAAATGGCAGGTAATATTCTAACTAAATCATATTATTCAAAAATTGAGCGAGGAGAGTTTGAAATAAAAGCTTGTGATTTAGTAAAAATTTTGGAATTGCATGATATAAAGCCGTCTAAATTTTTCTCCATGTTAGAAAAGAATAATAAGAAATCAAAATATGATTATTATATAGATGCTTTAAGAGAAAGTTATTATGAAAATGACTTGATTAGGATTCAGAAAGTAGTAGATAGTTTAAAGAATGAACATCACGATAGACGAATTAATATTTTATTAGCACTTGCAGTCTTATTAGAAGCAAATCTAGAAGGTAACAGAGATAGAATACCTATTTCAGAAATAAATACAATTAAGAACTTAATTTTTGAAACTGACAATTGGGATAAATATAGTTTGTGTTTATTTTCAATGTCTATGAATTTATTTAATATTGAGGAATTAAATGTGATAATGCGGCAAATCTTAGATAAATGTCATCATTATGCAAGTAATGATTTAAAAAAATTTATGTCAGCTATTCTGGTAAATTATTTAGATTATTCTTTTCGCTTTAGTAATCAAAATACAGAAACAGTTTGGCAATCGATAACACAGTTAAAACAAACAGAGCCAAAACCTAAAAATTGTTTTACGTTAATTATGGGAAAATATTATGAAAGCTTGTTGAATAAGGATTATAAAAGAACACATGAAATTATAAACTTTTTGCAGCAAATAGGCATGAATGATTTTGTTAAAAAGATGTATAAAAAATGAGTGTCATATGTGACACTTTTTAAATGCTGAAAATCCTAAACTAGTAATATAAGAATACAAAATTTAATAGATAGAGGTGAAAAGTGATGGGACCATGTTTTCCTTTATAAATCTAAAGAAGTCTAACCGATATGGAAAATTCCAAAGATACATAAAGTAATTGTTATGCTTGTATTAAGATAGGACTTGAATGAAAAAAGATGATATTATGAAAGATTTAAATACATTTAGTGATTCATTAGGAAAATTACAAGAGGCAGAAAATCCAAGAGAAGAATTAGCGTGGTCGACATTTTCCGAGTTATATGTATTGGGACCTTCTGCAATGTAGTGAAAATATAATTTTTAAAGAAATGAGGTAATGCCTAATGAAAGAAAAAGAAGTACAAATTAACTTGAAATGGGTGTTATCTGTTTTACCTGTTAACTTAATTGTTATTATCATTATCTTAGCAGTAACGAGTTCGTTTGAGGGAGTAATTAATGGTTACGTTTTAGGACAGATGACTAATATTTCTTTCCATAATTTTGCAAATGTTGGAACTTTTTTGCTTCTAGTATTTACTGCCTATTTAATTACTTATGTATCAGCCTATCTATTTTTGTTAACTACTCAAAAGGCAATTCAATATTTAAATGAAAAGTTAAAGTATACTTTTTTTACTTCAGATTTTTATAAACAAAAGGATTTAAACGTAAGCTCATCAGACGTAATCAATAAGGTTACTAGTATTTCCAATCAAATTCAAAAGCAATATTTTCAGCCGCTATTTAATTTGATTCAGTGCTTAATGACTATTATTTCAACTACAATTGTTGTTTTAAAAACTAATTTATTATTAGGGTTAATCTATATTATTCTTTCATTATTAAGTATGGTTCCTAATCAAATTGGTAAAAAAAGAATGAATCAAAAAATGGATTCATGGAGTGAGTGCAATTCATCGTTGATTACAGTCATGAAAGATATCTTCCAAGGGAAAAATGAAATTAGAAAATTTGACGTCAAAAATCTTTTCTTTAGAAAATTTATTAGCACGTTAAGCGAAGAGGAAGAGAGATATTTTCAATTAAATCGTGTTCAATTTTCCGTTCAATTCTGTGCTTGGATGTGTTCTATTAGCGCTGACGTTATTCCAAT encodes:
- a CDS encoding GntR family transcriptional regulator, translated to MQFQDNIPIYVQIEKYLYRQIALGKIKPGEKVPSVRQLAVDLTVNVNTVQRALNQMNIEGILEVRRGLGSFVTTDTELILQKRRELIKDTMSEFLESTAQLGLTPEKTLEELKKFIEEKKGD
- a CDS encoding helix-turn-helix domain-containing protein, with the protein product MKIANGLKQIRKMLGLSQEKMAGNILTKSYYSKIERGEFEIKACDLVKILELHDIKPSKFFSMLEKNNKKSKYDYYIDALRESYYENDLIRIQKVVDSLKNEHHDRRINILLALAVLLEANLEGNRDRIPISEINTIKNLIFETDNWDKYSLCLFSMSMNLFNIEELNVIMRQILDKCHHYASNDLKKFMSAILVNYLDYSFRFSNQNTETVWQSITQLKQTEPKPKNCFTLIMGKYYESLLNKDYKRTHEIINFLQQIGMNDFVKKMYKK
- a CDS encoding ABC transporter ATP-binding protein codes for the protein MNKLLEVKELTYRKNLKTILDNVNLDVDSGKIIALLGENGAGKTTLMRVIVGIAKHYQGEVLLNGDGSEVYRKANIAMTDNLKGLSDSTKIGEVEEFYQKLFSDFDSSKFEQLRSFMKLNNEMKLGQLSRGMREKLEIAVTLSREAKLYLLDEPFSGIDPMARKRIINSILLWKNPDSTIIISDHFVNEITTILDEVVIVKDKKIASHLSADDIRAHGKSIEEYYESLYADEGAE